One window of the Flavobacteriales bacterium genome contains the following:
- a CDS encoding amidohydrolase family protein translates to MRNFFLFALLCFTVSIRAQELVPVNGPHQNAASFYCFTNAVLHIAPGKSVENGTLIIKEGKIIAAGTGIAVPKGAVVVDLKGKHVYPSFVDLYASYGMPENKGNNQPFRGGAPQYESSKKGAYYWNESIHPETRAAEIFSVDAKSAGEYRSLGFGAVLTHGKDGIARGTSTFVLLGEKRDNEMLLIPDAAQNFSFRKGSSQQIYPQSLMGGIALLTQFYHDAKWYASLKSKKEENLSLKAFLQQKDLPAIFDAGDKLNILRADKLGDAFGIQYIMKGSGKEYQRLADIKSTSAALIIPLNFPDAYDVEDVYEAMNVSLEDMKHWELAPWNPAAIQSAGIKMALTLSDLKDKKAFLTNLRKAIKYGWNEDDALRALTTTPAELIGAEKLMGTLEPGKIANFIICSESVFSENSVMYQNWIAGEKFVLVPDDVVDVRGDYDLNIQNNIYTVNVKGDVRSPQASVKVDTTVVKAKIAVQNKNISLAFTLKDKNYKGAILLSGVINFDSGTWDGNAQLPDGSMVKWNAVRKSKLKEERKENQQKDSLQLGKVWYPFMAYGNDTIPKGIPVLIKNTTVWTNESDGILKNTDVLIRDGKIFKVGKILDVVDKNTWVIDGTGKHLTCGIIDEHSHIAISGGVNEGSHAVTAEVSIADVVNSEDVNIYRQLAGGVTTAQLLHGSANPIGGRSAIIKLRWGKTPEEMKVEGADGFIKFALGENVKQSNWGEQFSTRYPQTRMGVEQTYYDAFFRARHYEQEMKKHEHSAKGKNHNGELFRRDIQLDVLVDILNSKRFVTCHSYVQSEINMLMKVADSMGFHINTFTHILEGYKVADKMKLHGVAASTFSDWWAYKYEVMEAIPYNAALLASMGVLTGINSDDAEMARRLNQEAAKAVKYGAMSEEEAWKLVTLNPAKMLHLDHKIGSVKVGKEADIVLWSDSPLSVYAKAEKTFIDGVCYYDREKEDLMRERIQVERLRLINKMLQAKLGGAPTQRAGRRERGLYHCETMEDYNHDSE, encoded by the coding sequence ATGAGGAATTTCTTTTTATTCGCTTTGTTGTGCTTTACAGTTTCCATCCGTGCACAGGAACTGGTGCCGGTTAATGGTCCACATCAAAATGCAGCATCCTTCTACTGTTTTACCAATGCCGTATTGCATATTGCTCCCGGAAAATCGGTTGAAAACGGAACCTTAATCATCAAGGAAGGAAAAATTATTGCAGCAGGTACGGGTATTGCTGTCCCTAAAGGAGCAGTGGTGGTTGACCTCAAAGGCAAACATGTTTATCCCTCTTTTGTCGATTTATATGCATCCTACGGAATGCCCGAAAACAAAGGCAACAATCAACCATTTAGAGGAGGAGCTCCACAATATGAAAGTTCGAAAAAGGGGGCTTATTACTGGAATGAATCCATCCACCCAGAAACACGTGCCGCAGAAATATTTTCGGTGGATGCCAAGAGCGCGGGTGAATATCGTTCGTTGGGATTTGGAGCGGTGTTGACGCATGGAAAAGATGGGATTGCACGTGGTACTTCAACTTTCGTTTTGCTGGGAGAAAAGCGGGATAATGAAATGTTGCTGATTCCGGATGCCGCTCAAAATTTTTCATTTCGAAAAGGAAGTAGTCAGCAAATTTACCCGCAATCGCTCATGGGAGGAATTGCCTTGCTCACGCAGTTTTATCACGATGCAAAATGGTACGCCTCTCTAAAAAGTAAAAAAGAAGAAAATTTATCACTCAAAGCTTTTCTTCAACAGAAAGACCTTCCCGCTATTTTCGATGCAGGAGATAAATTAAATATCCTTCGTGCGGATAAACTCGGCGATGCTTTCGGAATTCAGTATATCATGAAAGGTTCCGGAAAAGAATATCAACGACTGGCGGATATTAAATCCACTTCCGCTGCTTTAATCATTCCGCTAAATTTTCCCGATGCCTACGATGTAGAAGATGTTTATGAGGCGATGAATGTTTCGTTGGAAGACATGAAACATTGGGAGCTTGCACCCTGGAATCCTGCTGCAATTCAAAGTGCAGGAATTAAAATGGCGCTTACGCTTTCCGATTTAAAAGATAAAAAGGCATTTCTTACTAATCTTCGTAAAGCCATTAAATACGGATGGAATGAAGATGATGCCTTACGTGCGCTTACAACAACACCGGCTGAGTTAATCGGTGCAGAAAAATTAATGGGTACACTCGAGCCGGGTAAAATAGCCAACTTTATCATCTGCTCCGAATCCGTATTTTCAGAAAATTCGGTGATGTACCAGAACTGGATCGCAGGCGAAAAATTTGTTTTAGTTCCTGATGATGTGGTTGATGTCCGCGGCGATTATGATTTGAATATTCAAAATAATATTTACACTGTTAACGTAAAAGGGGATGTACGTTCACCACAGGCTTCAGTAAAAGTAGATACCACAGTGGTGAAAGCTAAAATTGCCGTTCAAAACAAAAATATTTCACTGGCATTTACGCTAAAGGACAAAAATTATAAAGGCGCTATTTTATTATCCGGGGTAATCAATTTCGATTCCGGAACCTGGGATGGTAATGCGCAATTACCCGATGGATCAATGGTGAAATGGAATGCCGTTCGGAAGTCAAAACTAAAAGAGGAACGAAAAGAGAATCAACAAAAAGATTCGCTTCAATTAGGTAAAGTATGGTATCCATTTATGGCTTATGGCAACGACACCATTCCCAAGGGTATTCCGGTATTGATAAAAAATACAACAGTCTGGACCAACGAAAGCGATGGTATTCTGAAAAATACCGATGTCCTGATTCGCGACGGAAAGATTTTTAAAGTGGGCAAGATATTGGATGTGGTCGACAAAAATACATGGGTTATTGATGGTACCGGTAAACATTTAACTTGTGGAATTATTGACGAGCATTCACACATCGCTATCAGTGGTGGCGTTAATGAAGGATCACATGCGGTTACTGCAGAAGTATCCATTGCTGATGTAGTTAATTCTGAAGATGTAAATATTTATCGTCAGTTAGCAGGTGGCGTTACAACCGCACAATTGCTTCACGGAAGTGCAAATCCTATTGGGGGAAGATCTGCTATAATCAAACTTCGCTGGGGTAAAACACCGGAAGAAATGAAAGTGGAAGGTGCGGATGGATTTATCAAGTTTGCGCTCGGAGAAAATGTGAAGCAGTCGAATTGGGGTGAACAATTTTCAACGCGATATCCGCAAACGCGAATGGGAGTTGAACAAACGTATTATGATGCCTTTTTCCGCGCTCGCCATTATGAGCAGGAAATGAAAAAACACGAGCACAGTGCAAAAGGAAAAAATCACAATGGTGAATTATTCCGTCGCGATATTCAATTGGATGTGTTGGTCGATATCCTCAATTCAAAACGATTCGTTACATGTCACAGTTACGTTCAGAGCGAAATCAATATGTTGATGAAAGTGGCCGATTCCATGGGCTTTCACATCAACACCTTTACTCATATTCTGGAAGGTTATAAAGTGGCCGATAAAATGAAACTCCACGGTGTTGCTGCTTCAACGTTTTCCGATTGGTGGGCTTACAAATATGAAGTGATGGAAGCAATTCCTTACAATGCTGCATTACTTGCTTCGATGGGTGTGCTTACGGGAATTAATTCAGATGATGCTGAAATGGCACGTCGACTAAATCAGGAAGCAGCCAAAGCGGTAAAGTATGGCGCAATGTCGGAAGAAGAGGCCTGGAAATTGGTCACGCTGAATCCTGCTAAAATGCTGCATCTCGATCACAAAATCGGAAGCGTTAAAGTAGGGAAAGAGGCTGATATCGTTT
- a CDS encoding DMT family transporter: MSSENQNSSNLKLQIILHVVVFVWGFTGILGNIISVSENILVWWRMLIAFPAMGLFLIASRRSIRIPTQQLLKILGTGLIIALHWIFFYGAIKISNVSVAVSCMAVSSFFTAFLQPVFFKTRLIRYEIYLGIGVIAGVAILMGVESSSAMGFVWGLISAFFAALFTVINAGFVKKTDSAVISFYEMIGGFLGISIYNLIIGNLNISNLALSNDDLVYLLILGILCTAIPFIVSVWVMKKLSPYTVSISVNLEPIYTIILAILIWPEKETMSPGFYIGSCIILLTVVVNGILKARKPQ, from the coding sequence GTGTCCAGCGAAAACCAGAACTCCTCCAATCTTAAACTGCAGATTATTCTGCATGTAGTTGTATTTGTATGGGGTTTCACGGGTATTTTGGGGAATATCATTTCAGTTTCCGAAAACATTCTCGTTTGGTGGCGCATGCTCATTGCCTTTCCTGCCATGGGTTTGTTTCTGATAGCAAGTAGACGATCGATTCGTATTCCCACTCAACAATTGCTCAAAATTCTGGGTACGGGACTAATCATTGCTCTGCATTGGATCTTTTTTTACGGGGCCATCAAAATTTCCAATGTCTCCGTGGCGGTTTCGTGTATGGCCGTCAGCAGTTTTTTCACCGCGTTTCTACAACCGGTGTTTTTTAAGACCCGGCTCATTCGCTATGAGATTTATCTCGGTATAGGTGTTATTGCCGGAGTGGCCATTTTGATGGGGGTAGAAAGTAGTTCCGCAATGGGATTTGTGTGGGGACTTATATCCGCTTTTTTTGCGGCTTTGTTTACGGTGATCAATGCCGGATTTGTGAAGAAAACAGATTCTGCCGTGATTTCCTTTTATGAAATGATCGGTGGCTTTTTGGGTATTAGTATTTACAATTTAATCATCGGGAATCTAAACATTTCAAACCTTGCATTAAGCAACGACGATCTTGTTTACCTGCTCATTCTGGGAATACTGTGCACGGCCATTCCATTTATAGTATCCGTTTGGGTCATGAAAAAATTATCACCCTATACTGTTTCTATTTCCGTTAACCTCGAACCCATCTATACCATCATTTTAGCCATTCTGATCTGGCCCGAAAAAGAAACGATGTCGCCCGGATTCTACATCGGATCCTGCATCATATTGCTTACGGTGGTGGTCAACGGGATTTTAAAAGCCAGAAAGCCCCAATAA